A stretch of the Bradyrhizobium sp. CCBAU 53351 genome encodes the following:
- a CDS encoding extracellular solute-binding protein has product MSRKVAFIAALFGALALAGPAQARVEVQWWHAMSGVLGDRLNELVEKFNKSQDKYTVVAVAKGNYDEVTNGVIAAYRAKRPPEMVQIAERGYMTMLLSGAIVPVQDLVEQKGYKIDFSDFIKPVASFWSYKGRMSAMPFNSSTPIFWYNKDHFQKAGFDKPAETWQELEKQLYAIKSKGISECGTVLPGDFYWSLLENYSAINNQPYGTLANGFDGLGTEFVYNKTKVVSQVARLKKWLDDGVMQIAGQGFSPEQLFTSGRCSTFVNSTASHGNIERNATISWSATFLPHESDINPPLNSTIGGGAIWVMKGHTPERYEAVAAFLDFVAQPETQVWWHGATGYVPATNRAYALARERGYYKDHPTREIAVLQLSRGTPNENSRGFRFGNFVQTMLAQRQEVEAVFSGQKQPQQAMDDAVKRGNEILRQFEKLNAGKTPETERP; this is encoded by the coding sequence ATGAGTAGGAAAGTCGCATTCATTGCGGCCTTGTTCGGTGCGTTGGCATTGGCTGGTCCGGCGCAGGCGCGGGTCGAGGTCCAGTGGTGGCACGCCATGAGCGGCGTCCTCGGCGACCGGCTCAATGAACTGGTCGAGAAGTTCAACAAGTCGCAGGACAAGTACACGGTCGTCGCGGTTGCCAAGGGCAACTATGACGAGGTGACCAACGGGGTGATCGCCGCCTATCGCGCCAAGCGGCCGCCGGAGATGGTGCAGATCGCCGAGCGCGGTTACATGACCATGCTGCTGTCAGGGGCCATCGTTCCCGTGCAGGATCTGGTGGAGCAGAAGGGTTACAAGATCGACTTTTCGGACTTCATCAAGCCCGTGGCGAGCTTCTGGAGCTACAAGGGGCGGATGTCGGCGATGCCCTTCAACTCGTCGACGCCGATCTTCTGGTACAACAAGGATCACTTCCAGAAGGCCGGTTTCGACAAGCCGGCCGAGACCTGGCAGGAGCTGGAAAAGCAGCTCTACGCCATCAAGTCCAAGGGGATCAGCGAATGCGGCACGGTGCTGCCCGGCGATTTCTACTGGAGCCTGCTCGAGAACTACAGCGCCATCAACAATCAGCCCTACGGTACGCTGGCGAACGGCTTCGACGGGCTCGGCACCGAGTTCGTGTACAACAAGACGAAGGTTGTGTCGCAAGTCGCGCGGCTCAAGAAATGGCTCGATGACGGCGTGATGCAGATCGCGGGCCAAGGCTTCAGTCCCGAGCAATTGTTCACGTCGGGCCGGTGTTCGACCTTCGTCAATTCGACCGCATCGCACGGCAACATCGAGCGCAATGCGACCATCAGCTGGAGCGCCACGTTCCTGCCGCACGAAAGCGACATCAATCCGCCTCTCAACAGCACCATCGGAGGCGGCGCCATCTGGGTCATGAAGGGTCACACGCCGGAGCGCTACGAGGCCGTCGCGGCTTTTCTGGATTTCGTCGCCCAGCCGGAAACCCAGGTCTGGTGGCACGGCGCGACCGGTTATGTTCCGGCGACGAATCGCGCCTATGCGCTCGCGCGGGAGCGGGGTTATTACAAGGATCATCCGACCAGGGAGATCGCGGTGCTGCAGCTCTCGCGGGGCACGCCGAACGAGAACTCGCGCGGCTTCCGCTTCGGCAATTTCGTGCAGACGATGCTGGCCCAGCGCCAGGAGGTCGAGGCTGTGTTCTCGGGCCAGAAGCAGCCCCAGCAGGCCATGGATGACGCCGTCAAGCGGGGTAACGAGATTCTGCGGCAGTTCGAGAAGCTGAATGCCGGAAAGACTCCGGAAACCGAGCGTCCATGA
- a CDS encoding alkaline phosphatase: MIARRRFLVGSLASAALAAPAGFVRGAPVSFGADPFTLGVASGCPREDRVILWTRLAPQPLEDGGMRDASVDVEWQIAEDEAFSRIVSRGVMRATAELAHSVHAEATGLLPDRVYWYRFRAGPALSPVGRTRTAPAGSSRPFRFAFASCQQYEQGYFAAYRDMAARDLDLVVHLGDYIYEKSWGSRHVRQHGVGIPTTLEEFRNRYALYKSDPDLQAAHAAFPWLSVWDDHEVMDDYANDRSYTVHDAGQFLKIRAAAYQAYYEHMPLPLSARPRGANATIYEHYRFGEMLDVLLLDDRQYRSASACVGNGRPTWVTDCAGRTDEARTMLGRDQEQWLDARLRDCRGRWTIVAQQTLMAQDKREADDGARFWMDGWDGYPNARRRLLDSLMAHRRRNPIVIGGDRHAFFTADLKRDDARPDGPTIATEFVGTSISSDGPSEASVRKALAENPHLLYARGDKRGYATVELDARHCTVGFEALDDVKDAASAVRRLTSFVVENGVPGAKTA; the protein is encoded by the coding sequence ATGATTGCCCGCCGCCGCTTTCTCGTGGGATCGCTGGCGAGCGCCGCCTTGGCTGCGCCCGCTGGCTTCGTGCGGGGAGCGCCGGTGTCGTTCGGCGCAGATCCCTTCACGCTCGGTGTTGCCTCCGGATGTCCGCGTGAGGATCGCGTCATCCTGTGGACCCGCCTTGCGCCGCAGCCGCTCGAGGACGGCGGCATGCGGGACGCGTCGGTGGACGTCGAATGGCAGATTGCGGAGGACGAGGCCTTTTCGCGTATCGTCTCCCGCGGCGTCATGCGGGCAACGGCCGAGCTTGCGCATTCCGTGCATGCCGAGGCGACGGGCTTGCTGCCGGATCGCGTCTACTGGTACCGCTTCCGCGCCGGTCCGGCGCTCAGCCCGGTCGGACGCACCCGGACCGCACCCGCCGGGTCGTCGCGGCCTTTCCGCTTTGCCTTCGCATCCTGCCAGCAATACGAGCAGGGCTATTTTGCCGCCTATCGCGACATGGCCGCACGCGATCTCGATCTCGTCGTGCATCTCGGCGACTACATCTACGAGAAGTCCTGGGGATCGCGCCACGTCCGCCAGCACGGCGTCGGAATTCCGACGACGCTCGAGGAGTTCCGCAACCGCTACGCGCTCTACAAGAGCGATCCCGACCTGCAGGCGGCGCACGCCGCCTTTCCCTGGCTTTCGGTCTGGGACGATCACGAGGTGATGGACGACTATGCCAATGATCGCTCCTACACCGTGCACGACGCCGGTCAGTTCCTGAAGATCCGCGCGGCCGCCTATCAGGCCTATTACGAGCACATGCCGCTTCCGCTTTCGGCGCGCCCGCGCGGCGCGAACGCCACGATCTACGAGCACTATCGCTTCGGCGAGATGCTCGACGTGCTCCTGCTCGACGACCGGCAATATCGCTCGGCATCTGCCTGTGTCGGAAATGGGCGGCCGACCTGGGTGACGGATTGTGCAGGCCGCACCGACGAGGCGCGGACGATGTTGGGCCGGGACCAGGAGCAATGGCTCGATGCGCGCCTGCGCGACTGTCGCGGCCGCTGGACCATCGTCGCGCAGCAGACCTTGATGGCGCAGGACAAGCGCGAAGCAGACGACGGCGCGCGTTTCTGGATGGATGGCTGGGACGGCTATCCCAATGCACGCCGCCGGCTCCTTGATTCGCTTATGGCGCATCGCCGGCGCAATCCGATCGTGATCGGCGGCGACCGCCACGCCTTCTTTACCGCCGATCTCAAGCGTGATGACGCCCGCCCGGATGGCCCGACCATTGCGACCGAGTTCGTCGGCACGTCGATCAGCTCGGACGGGCCGAGCGAAGCCAGCGTCCGCAAGGCGCTGGCGGAGAACCCGCATCTGCTCTATGCGCGTGGCGACAAGCGCGGCTATGCGACCGTCGAGCTCGACGCCCGGCATTGCACCGTGGGATTCGAAGCGCTCGACGACGTCAAGGACGCCGCGAGCGCCGTGCGCCGGCTGACGAGCTTTGTGGTCGAGAATGGCGTGCCGGGCGCGAAGACCGCATGA
- a CDS encoding glycerophosphodiester phosphodiesterase family protein, whose protein sequence is MVFIAGHRGGRNLWPENSLTGFRNLCREGVDAVEFDVHQSTDGGLVVIHDPLLDRTTFETGPVGARNLRQLTATRLRDAGDECIPTLDEVLDVYSETTLELHIEIKTDALGNPYSGLEARLIDHIKRRGLERRAVITCFVPGVIETVRRLWPEARVLVSLDRRSAEMMGGIEPALAQLAAIPGCIVAVEKSLLGLVLPLALKMLGSERLGAWVTNEPEDIAYWLAQPVRQITTDRPDLAVSIRRRLETMPARP, encoded by the coding sequence ATGGTTTTCATCGCCGGGCATCGCGGCGGACGCAATCTTTGGCCGGAGAACAGCCTGACCGGTTTCCGCAATCTGTGCAGGGAAGGGGTCGACGCGGTCGAGTTCGACGTGCATCAGAGCACGGACGGCGGGCTTGTCGTGATCCATGATCCGCTGCTCGATCGCACCACCTTCGAGACGGGACCGGTGGGCGCGCGCAACCTGCGACAATTGACGGCAACGCGTCTGCGTGATGCCGGCGATGAGTGCATTCCGACCCTGGACGAGGTGCTCGATGTGTACAGCGAAACCACGCTCGAGCTGCATATCGAGATCAAGACGGATGCGCTCGGCAATCCCTATTCGGGCCTCGAGGCGCGGCTGATCGACCATATCAAGCGCCGCGGCCTGGAACGGCGCGCGGTCATTACCTGCTTCGTGCCCGGGGTGATCGAGACCGTTCGTCGGCTATGGCCGGAAGCGCGGGTGCTGGTTTCGCTCGACCGTCGTTCGGCAGAGATGATGGGCGGGATCGAGCCCGCGCTGGCGCAATTGGCCGCCATTCCCGGCTGCATCGTCGCGGTCGAAAAATCGCTGCTGGGGCTCGTCTTGCCGCTCGCGCTCAAGATGCTCGGCTCCGAGCGTCTCGGTGCATGGGTGACCAACGAGCCCGAGGATATCGCTTACTGGCTCGCCCAGCCGGTGCGACAGATCACGACCGATCGGCCGGATCTCGCCGTGAGCATTCGTCGCAGGCTCGAAACGATGCCGGCGCGCCCATGA
- a CDS encoding sugar ABC transporter permease: protein MTDDTQRVSAARLLDRSDERVKHADTLGNTIRGFVDRVRSGDLGSLPVVVGLIVICTAFESLNPVFLAPNNLVNLLFDCSTVGVISLGIVCILMVGEIDLSVGSVSGFASALVGVLWVGQDWPVAVAIFTALLLGAAIGALYAFLFNRLGMPSFVSTLAGLLAWLGLQLYLLGSSGSINLPYGSPLVNFGQMLVMPPVVSYVLAALASLIMFVAGYRTAARRRAAGLSASSLSRMVLKALLVTIVLEFAVYYLNLGRGIPWMFGLFVGLCVVMNYALTRTKWGRSMSAVGGNREAARRAGINVRRVYLSAFVLCSTLAAAGGILAAARLASSSQQAGTGDVNLNAIAAAVIGGTSLFGGRGSAYSALLGVIVIQSIASGLTLLDLSSSLRYMITGAVLAIAVIVDSLARRSRLSHGRA, encoded by the coding sequence ATGACCGACGACACGCAACGGGTTTCGGCGGCGCGGCTGCTCGACCGCAGTGACGAACGGGTCAAGCACGCGGACACGCTTGGAAACACGATCCGCGGCTTCGTCGATCGTGTGCGGTCGGGCGACCTCGGTTCGCTGCCGGTGGTCGTCGGGCTCATCGTCATTTGCACGGCATTCGAGAGTCTCAATCCGGTTTTTCTCGCGCCGAACAATCTGGTCAATTTGCTGTTTGATTGCTCGACGGTGGGCGTGATCTCGCTGGGCATCGTCTGCATCCTGATGGTCGGCGAGATCGATCTCTCGGTCGGCTCGGTGAGCGGGTTTGCATCGGCGCTCGTCGGCGTGCTCTGGGTCGGTCAGGATTGGCCGGTCGCCGTTGCCATCTTCACGGCCCTGTTGCTGGGCGCGGCCATCGGCGCGCTCTATGCGTTTCTGTTCAATCGCCTGGGGATGCCGAGCTTCGTGTCGACGCTGGCCGGCCTGCTGGCGTGGCTCGGCCTGCAGCTCTATCTGCTCGGCTCCTCCGGTTCGATCAACCTTCCGTATGGATCGCCGCTGGTCAATTTCGGGCAGATGCTCGTCATGCCGCCGGTCGTGTCCTATGTGCTGGCGGCGCTGGCGAGCCTGATCATGTTCGTGGCCGGCTATCGGACGGCCGCGCGCCGGCGGGCGGCGGGGCTGTCGGCCAGTTCGCTTAGCCGCATGGTGCTGAAAGCGCTGCTGGTCACCATCGTGCTCGAATTCGCCGTCTATTATCTCAATCTCGGGCGCGGCATTCCCTGGATGTTCGGCCTGTTCGTCGGCTTGTGCGTGGTCATGAACTATGCGTTGACGCGGACCAAATGGGGCCGCTCGATGTCTGCCGTCGGCGGCAATCGCGAGGCGGCGCGCCGTGCTGGCATCAACGTTCGGCGCGTCTATCTGTCCGCGTTCGTGCTGTGCTCCACGCTGGCCGCCGCCGGCGGCATTCTTGCCGCGGCGCGGCTGGCATCGTCCAGCCAGCAGGCCGGAACCGGGGACGTGAACCTCAACGCGATCGCCGCTGCGGTCATCGGCGGCACGAGCCTGTTCGGCGGCCGGGGCAGCGCCTATTCCGCACTGCTCGGCGTCATCGTCATCCAGTCCATTGCAAGCGGCCTCACGCTGCTCGATCTCTCCTCGTCGCTACGGTACATGATTACGGGCGCGGTCCTTGCCATTGCGGTCATCGTTGATTCGCTGGCACGGCGCTCGCGTCTCTCTCATGGCCGAGCTTGA
- a CDS encoding sugar-binding transcriptional regulator, translated as MTDQTILRVAWLYYMENLTQAEIGERLGLTRARVNRMLSDARQTGIVNIRLNSAFAICTELEHRLRRECGLEDAVVIPSPENPEQVGSLIGMAAGAYLSKLLEQKRPRIIGIGWGATLRETIRYVTPADYPDLSIVSMMGGLSRGLELNTFEIAGELAHRLHAQCSYLAAPIFVSSRRSRDTFLAQEVYQEVLNSVEKIDLALLSMGDMTPRSLLMRHGLPPDVRAEHLRAAGAVGDVLAQFLDKTGRPIDHNINSRAIAMPLDKLARVPTSMLIAGGLNKAPIIAAVLRGRIGKVLVTDENTAIAALKLIDKQK; from the coding sequence GTGACTGATCAAACCATCCTGCGGGTCGCCTGGCTCTACTACATGGAGAACCTGACCCAGGCCGAGATCGGCGAGCGGCTCGGGCTGACCCGCGCTCGCGTCAACCGCATGCTGTCGGATGCGCGGCAGACCGGCATCGTCAACATCCGCCTCAACTCCGCCTTTGCGATCTGCACGGAGCTGGAGCACCGCTTGCGCCGGGAATGCGGCCTCGAGGATGCCGTCGTCATCCCGAGCCCGGAGAATCCCGAGCAGGTCGGCAGCCTGATCGGTATGGCGGCCGGCGCGTATCTGTCCAAATTGCTCGAGCAGAAGCGTCCGCGCATCATCGGCATCGGATGGGGGGCGACCTTGCGCGAGACCATCCGTTACGTCACGCCGGCGGACTATCCCGATCTCTCCATCGTCTCCATGATGGGCGGCCTATCGCGCGGACTCGAGCTCAACACCTTCGAGATCGCCGGTGAGCTCGCGCACCGGCTGCACGCCCAGTGCAGCTATCTGGCCGCCCCGATCTTCGTCAGCAGCCGGCGCTCGCGCGACACCTTTTTGGCCCAGGAGGTCTATCAGGAGGTGCTGAACAGCGTTGAAAAGATCGATCTTGCGCTGTTGAGCATGGGAGACATGACGCCGCGCTCGCTGTTGATGCGGCATGGGCTGCCGCCGGACGTGCGCGCCGAGCATCTGCGGGCGGCTGGCGCCGTCGGCGACGTCCTGGCGCAATTTCTCGACAAGACCGGCCGGCCCATCGATCACAACATCAACAGCCGCGCCATTGCGATGCCGCTCGACAAGCTGGCGCGCGTGCCGACGTCGATGCTGATCGCCGGAGGGCTCAACAAGGCGCCGATCATCGCTGCGGTGCTGCGCGGCCGGATCGGCAAGGTGCTGGTGACCGACGAGAACACCGCCATCGCGGCGCTGAAGCTGATCGACAAGCAGAAATAG
- a CDS encoding FGGY-family carbohydrate kinase produces the protein MTRQSDHRHFLGIDVGTGSARAGVFDRSGRLIASDSAPVALWREAGDVVEQSSEDIWRAVCRSVRSAVAQAGLAADGIAGIGFDATCSLVVLGERGAPLPVGPSGDPARNVIVWMDHRAADQARRINQTGEKVLDYVGGTISPEMETPKLLWLAENMPETFSRAWQFMDLTDFLTWRATGSLSRSICTVTCKWTYLGHENRWDDKFFHKVGLGVLADEQFRRIGTEIVPGGTRLAAGLTAEAAADLGLAAGTPVAAGLIDAHAGGVGTVGARGTAGTVLTRMAYVFGTSACTMTTTPDPSFVPGVWGPYFSAMVPGLWLNEGGQSAAGAAIEHLLQMHPHSAQAAQAASGKQQTLADWLAWETESRGGAEMIPQLVGEVHIVPEFLGNRAPFADPDARALIAGLDMRSDLESLLALYLAGLCGLGCGARQIVRAQQDKGIAVDTIVVSGGAAKSGLVRQILADMTGLTVAASASPEAVLLGSAMLGSVASGDHADLGEAMQAMSVLGDVHRPQASLAGWADRRFAAFEALQKVGRAMRSAS, from the coding sequence ATGACCAGGCAATCCGATCATCGCCATTTCCTTGGCATCGATGTCGGCACCGGCAGCGCACGGGCCGGCGTATTCGACCGCTCCGGCAGACTGATCGCGAGTGACAGCGCCCCTGTCGCGCTGTGGCGGGAGGCCGGCGACGTCGTCGAGCAGTCGAGCGAGGATATCTGGCGTGCCGTCTGCCGCAGCGTGCGGAGCGCGGTGGCACAGGCCGGCCTCGCGGCGGATGGCATTGCCGGCATCGGCTTTGACGCGACCTGCTCGCTGGTGGTGCTTGGGGAGAGGGGCGCGCCGCTGCCGGTTGGCCCGTCGGGCGATCCTGCCCGCAACGTCATCGTATGGATGGATCACCGCGCCGCCGATCAGGCGCGCCGGATCAACCAGACCGGCGAGAAGGTTCTCGATTATGTGGGCGGCACGATCTCACCCGAGATGGAGACGCCGAAACTGTTGTGGCTCGCCGAGAACATGCCCGAGACATTCTCCCGGGCGTGGCAGTTCATGGACTTGACGGACTTCCTCACCTGGCGCGCGACCGGGAGCTTGTCCCGCTCCATCTGTACCGTGACGTGCAAGTGGACTTATCTCGGTCATGAGAACCGTTGGGACGACAAATTCTTCCACAAGGTCGGCCTCGGCGTGCTCGCCGACGAGCAGTTCCGCAGGATCGGCACCGAGATCGTGCCGGGCGGAACAAGGCTGGCGGCGGGCCTGACCGCGGAGGCCGCGGCCGATCTCGGTCTCGCCGCGGGAACGCCGGTCGCCGCAGGCCTGATCGATGCGCATGCCGGCGGCGTCGGCACGGTGGGCGCGCGCGGTACGGCCGGCACGGTGCTCACGCGCATGGCCTATGTGTTCGGAACCTCCGCCTGCACCATGACGACCACGCCGGACCCATCCTTCGTGCCCGGCGTTTGGGGGCCCTATTTTTCCGCCATGGTGCCCGGGCTTTGGCTCAATGAAGGCGGGCAGTCGGCCGCCGGCGCCGCCATCGAGCATCTGTTGCAGATGCATCCGCATTCCGCGCAAGCGGCCCAGGCTGCAAGCGGGAAGCAGCAGACGCTTGCCGATTGGCTTGCCTGGGAAACTGAATCCCGCGGCGGTGCCGAAATGATTCCGCAGTTGGTCGGCGAGGTTCATATCGTCCCCGAGTTTCTCGGCAATCGCGCGCCATTCGCGGATCCCGACGCGCGTGCGCTGATTGCAGGGCTCGATATGCGCTCGGATCTGGAGAGCCTGCTGGCGCTTTATCTGGCCGGGCTGTGCGGTCTCGGTTGCGGGGCGCGCCAGATCGTTCGCGCTCAGCAAGACAAGGGCATTGCGGTCGATACGATCGTGGTCAGCGGCGGCGCCGCGAAAAGCGGTCTGGTGCGGCAAATCCTCGCCGATATGACGGGCCTGACGGTCGCTGCGTCGGCCTCCCCGGAGGCCGTCCTGCTCGGCTCCGCAATGCTTGGGTCGGTTGCCTCAGGCGATCATGCCGATCTCGGCGAGGCGATGCAGGCGATGTCGGTTTTGGGAGACGTCCATCGACCCCAGGCCAGTTTGGCAGGCTGGGCCGATCGGCGCTTTGCCGCCTTTGAGGCCCTGCAAAAGGTCGGTCGGGCAATGAGAAGCGCTTCTTAG
- a CDS encoding ABC transporter permease subunit, whose protein sequence is MVERSPVLNMVCHAILIAGALMVCVPLYFAFVAGSLTVAEVQKVPLPWLPGGQFIDNLQLAWSKGNFSRTFANSIIVALGITAGKIAVSLLSAFAITYFRFRYRMLAFWLIFMSLMLPIEVRIVPTFEAVANAALPLQWLLETLHVAEIWSWISGHEVAIALEWNMVNTYPGLILPLIASATATFLFRQFFLTIPEELCEAARLDGASPLHFFWSILLPLSVPNMVALAIILFLFGWNQYLWPLLFTTDKDMATAVIALKGLIPRSDSEPAWNIAMSGALLTMLPPVLVVLLLQRWFIKGLVDSSK, encoded by the coding sequence ATGGTCGAACGCTCGCCGGTCCTCAATATGGTCTGCCACGCGATCCTGATCGCGGGCGCGCTGATGGTCTGCGTACCCCTGTATTTCGCGTTCGTCGCCGGCTCGCTCACGGTGGCCGAGGTGCAGAAGGTGCCGTTGCCGTGGCTGCCGGGAGGCCAGTTCATCGACAATCTGCAGCTGGCCTGGAGCAAGGGCAATTTCAGCCGCACCTTCGCCAATTCGATCATCGTTGCGCTCGGCATCACGGCCGGCAAGATCGCGGTGTCGTTGCTCTCGGCCTTCGCCATCACCTACTTCCGCTTCCGCTACCGAATGCTCGCATTCTGGCTCATCTTCATGTCGCTGATGCTGCCGATCGAGGTTCGGATCGTGCCGACCTTCGAAGCCGTGGCCAATGCGGCGCTGCCGCTGCAATGGCTCCTGGAGACCCTGCATGTCGCGGAGATCTGGAGCTGGATCAGCGGGCATGAGGTCGCGATCGCGCTCGAATGGAACATGGTCAACACCTATCCCGGGCTGATCCTGCCGCTGATCGCCTCGGCCACTGCCACGTTCCTGTTTCGCCAATTCTTCCTGACCATCCCGGAGGAGCTGTGCGAGGCGGCGCGGCTGGACGGCGCCTCGCCGCTGCACTTCTTCTGGAGCATCCTGCTGCCGCTGTCCGTCCCGAACATGGTGGCGCTCGCCATCATCCTGTTCCTGTTCGGCTGGAATCAGTATCTCTGGCCGCTGCTGTTCACGACCGACAAGGACATGGCAACGGCGGTCATCGCGTTGAAGGGCCTGATCCCGCGCTCCGACAGCGAGCCGGCCTGGAATATTGCCATGAGCGGTGCGCTCCTCACGATGTTGCCGCCGGTATTGGTCGTTCTGCTGTTGCAACGCTGGTTCATCAAGGGTCTTGTCGACAGCAGCAAATAG
- a CDS encoding SDR family oxidoreductase produces MAQELAGKVAAITGAASGIGLECARTLIGAGARVVLIDRAEEALSRACAGLGDQAIPLRIDLTDPASVAAMMPQVLEKAGQLDIFHANAGAYVGGEVLGGDPDAWDCMLNLNINALFRSIHAVLPHMVERKSGDIIVTSSIAGLVPVVWEPIYTASKHAVQAFVHTLRRQVAKHGLRVGAVAPGPVVTALIKDWPKAKIEEEMAAGGLMQPVEVAEAVLFMLTRPRNVTIRDLVILPQSNDL; encoded by the coding sequence TTGGCCCAGGAACTTGCAGGAAAAGTTGCCGCAATTACCGGCGCGGCGTCGGGCATCGGTCTGGAATGCGCCAGAACATTGATCGGCGCGGGCGCGCGGGTGGTGCTGATCGATCGGGCGGAGGAGGCGCTGAGCCGCGCCTGCGCCGGGCTGGGCGATCAGGCGATTCCATTGCGTATCGATCTCACCGATCCCGCGAGCGTGGCAGCCATGATGCCGCAGGTGCTGGAGAAGGCAGGCCAGCTGGACATCTTCCATGCCAATGCAGGCGCCTATGTCGGCGGTGAGGTGCTTGGCGGCGATCCCGACGCCTGGGACTGCATGCTCAATCTAAACATCAATGCGCTGTTCAGGTCGATCCATGCGGTACTGCCGCACATGGTCGAACGCAAAAGCGGCGACATCATCGTCACCAGTTCGATCGCAGGCCTCGTCCCCGTCGTCTGGGAACCGATCTACACCGCCTCCAAGCACGCCGTGCAGGCTTTCGTGCACACGCTACGCCGGCAGGTCGCCAAACACGGTTTGCGTGTCGGAGCCGTTGCGCCCGGTCCGGTCGTGACCGCGCTGATCAAGGACTGGCCCAAAGCGAAGATCGAGGAGGAAATGGCGGCCGGCGGCTTGATGCAGCCGGTGGAGGTCGCAGAGGCGGTGCTCTTCATGCTGACGCGTCCGAGAAACGTGACCATCCGCGACCTCGTCATTCTCCCGCAGAGCAACGATCTGTAG
- a CDS encoding glycerol-3-phosphate transporter permease (with UgpEC is involved in the uptake of glycerol-3-phosphate), translating to MTLRLSIPWRDARAPVLRRHGSGGSKALPAAAAGSSRRSGKTRRREEAGLKRANFGDGPGLPTLLLLPQLLILLFFFFIPSLRALMQSVLLSDPFGNNVQFVWFDNFKALLASSDYRQSIAVTFWFTVAQNVLTLGSALVLAFATDRIVRGRSAYRTIILLPYAIAPAIAGILWAFLFNPAVGPLAQVLHSFGIAWDPNLNPSDALILVTLAASWKHICYDYIFLVVGLLAVPVSLMEAAAVDGAGPIRRFVSIALPMLGPTIFFLTVMNFIYGFFETFAIIDAVTKGGPAGATNILVYKVFVDGFVNLDLGSSAAQSVLLMSFALICTLLQFRYFDRKVNYGV from the coding sequence ATGACGCTGCGCCTGTCCATCCCGTGGCGTGACGCGCGCGCGCCCGTGCTGCGAAGGCACGGGAGCGGCGGGTCCAAGGCCCTGCCGGCGGCGGCCGCCGGCAGCTCGCGCAGGTCGGGGAAGACGCGGCGGCGCGAGGAGGCCGGACTGAAGCGCGCCAATTTTGGTGATGGTCCGGGCCTGCCGACGCTGCTGTTGCTGCCGCAATTGTTGATCCTGCTGTTCTTCTTCTTCATTCCGTCGCTGCGGGCGCTGATGCAATCCGTCCTGCTCAGCGATCCCTTCGGCAATAACGTCCAGTTCGTCTGGTTCGATAATTTCAAGGCGCTGCTTGCGAGCAGCGACTACCGCCAGTCGATCGCGGTGACGTTCTGGTTCACGGTGGCGCAGAACGTGCTGACATTGGGCAGCGCGCTCGTGCTGGCCTTTGCCACGGACAGGATCGTGCGTGGCCGCTCGGCCTATCGCACGATCATCCTGTTACCCTATGCCATAGCGCCCGCGATCGCCGGCATCCTGTGGGCCTTCCTGTTCAATCCGGCAGTCGGCCCGCTCGCGCAGGTGCTGCACAGTTTCGGCATCGCATGGGACCCCAACCTCAATCCGTCCGATGCGCTGATCCTGGTGACGCTCGCCGCGTCCTGGAAGCACATCTGCTACGACTACATCTTCCTGGTCGTGGGCTTGCTCGCGGTACCGGTGTCGCTGATGGAGGCCGCCGCCGTGGACGGCGCGGGGCCGATCCGCCGCTTCGTCTCGATCGCGCTGCCGATGCTCGGGCCCACCATCTTCTTCCTCACGGTGATGAACTTCATCTATGGCTTCTTCGAAACCTTCGCCATCATCGATGCCGTGACGAAAGGCGGGCCGGCCGGTGCGACCAATATCCTGGTCTACAAGGTCTTCGTCGACGGCTTCGTCAATCTCGATCTCGGCTCTTCGGCAGCACAATCGGTTCTCTTGATGAGCTTTGCGCTGATCTGCACGCTGCTACAATTCCGCTACTTCGACCGCAAGGTCAATTACGGGGTCTAG